In Phaeodactylum tricornutum CCAP 1055/1 chromosome 30, whole genome shotgun sequence, a single window of DNA contains:
- a CDS encoding predicted protein (unknown function; contains Thioredoxin fold and SH3-binding, glutamic acid-rich domain with significant similarity to glutaredoxin 1 (GRX1) of Escherichia coli --> putative role GRX-mediated electron transfer; additional conserved domain of unknown function with partial similarity to saccharopine dehydrogenase; unknownn protein), whose translation MSLFVATSRRLDGWTGPSADPDAESCASSPASASPLRTTPRQYLWSPRGVTRTPERDPTATTESGHKDATVHDDVERRWTPIQSTTARTLFPPTHCDVGTVWDTRAVETHAPVVPDTVCRTKTSRFAVWHDTSEPVVPLAVRSTTSTLVVVQPSVSFAIETCRNHSDTVVARERCDPEWLRIDHYRRANDTTAAPKRTTTATSTTSTTSTIRTTPKTAATNTTTMSPTVPSVSATSRHTTLGRALVGPRGVDPVTAPTPTRTTLPSLTHTKPLTPTPSNARILRDASGNQPGRPAVAPSEEPTHDFPTKMPSPPVASSIAKENAPTVSPSVRSDSHDVVTITYTTTTESVPETLWSRVVESDVSFLGDITDTPDRDTSHVHANPCDPMDHAIVTDDEDSVTSTSVHAVGNTSTRMLDVSTTEESHMLDLSIETGPQCAPSAEHDGHGLFGADRTGDTDNDSGKEEETIETILDDSVDTGSVLPLPDANGMDESSTAGEDDPRPAPQKNAPLLETATVQTEQSNEYMSDRKSSTVVPPETEHPESAPVLSWAAVAKTTPSKPKTLNNRATSPSTIPVFPAPTHNKVTTAPLDTSSSTWEHDGLLVLCSHQSLDRSVTVNQIKVFTILGGHNISYETIDGADPVHKQTRNHLFEVSGLKAQYPQFFLVRNGELTFWGDFHQFVQADQNGELQVALAAGVELAPVIRPIETAMVDTEDTYSIEAGNVPKLLVLCSNQTMSRRVTSHQEKAYTILKAHRIPFETLDGADAWNKSRREELFQISGLRAQYPQFFLIDETSGTTTFWGDWERFMYANEDDVLVNELGLTPSYAPEQLQNHVNTANDTHASKTERMESFDSNAGNSEGTDANEKRFLVLYSSQSLDRQVTVNQEKAYSVLTNKGIPFETLDGIDPDNVQRRNTLFRISGLRGTYPQFFIVDGHTTEFWGDWNRFNKARKAGKLSILSTPIEKEKIAKGIAQASTGQSAAGTGKAHTENQNTSASSSAATSSGTGGPSSHSESNSNTRSSQAVATVQTTDRISTKTDITIYGATSFVAKHVITYIMQTSIHGANTLKVTLAGRSSSKVQALTDEFSQKMKNLFIVSEKPQGKCVFDFFIAESSNPSALGKMASRTKVVLNCAGPFTRLGSNVVAACAKTGADYVDITGEIEWASEMRQLYSADAAKSGSRIISFCGFDSIPSDLAVYTAIKVMKEKLKQNAKPIETASTYHSNFGLANGGTLQTVSEMSLNLRHCLFRWVPYLLNDPLALTHPSDRSAQSPQETRNRMAKAEWINQLPFFHSIFRMGVSSPFFMAPVNTKVVNASAVANNYGPSFTYYERYVPTGFRFTVQLGTLSLLPAVVTQFLIYLAAFLIKFPILGPLLIQWFMPPGSGASDLFCKTGYAEVYADVVTSPNAAGKVDKANCFLAFEGDPGNWVTAQTVAESALALALNKKDLPPRSQDGFGTPTEILGGVLLKRLTETKIRPVVVVTDVRAATSKIEWSMFPLHVTMSAH comes from the coding sequence ATGAGTTTGTTCGTGGCGACGAGTCGTCGTTTGGACGGTTGGACGGGTCCCTCCGCGGATCCCGACGCGGAGTCCTGTGCCAGTTCCCCGGCATCCGCCTCGCCGCTGCGCACGACCCCGCGCCAGTACTTGTGGAGTCCCCGTGGCGTCACACGCACCCCGGAACGAGACCCGACCGCTACAACCGAATCGGGACACAAAGACGCAACCGTACACGATGATGTAGAAAGACGTTGGACGCCGATCCAGTCCACAACGGCACGGACTCTGTTCCCTCCGACCCACTGCGACGTGGGCACGGTGTGGGACACTCGTGCCGTCGAAACCCACGCGCCGGTAGTTCCGGACACCGTGTGCCGGACCAAGACGTCCCGTTTCGCCGTGTGGCACGACACGTCCGAACCCGTGGTGCCGCTTGCGGTCCGTTCGACGACGTCAACTTTGGTGGTGGTACAGCCGTCCGTGTCGTTCGCGATCGAGACGTGTCGGAATCATTCCGACACGGTCGTCGCACGGGAACGCTGCGATCCCGAATGGCTTCGGATCGATCACTATCGTCGAGCGAACGACACGACCGCAGCACCCAAACGTACCACCACCGCGACTAGCACAACCAGTACAACCAGTACAATTAGGACTACTCCAAAGACCGCAGCCACAAACACAACGACCATGTCTCCTACCGTTCCTTCCGTATCCGCCACTTCCCGCCACACCACGCTTGGTCGTGCACTGGTGGGGCCTCGGGGAGTCGATCCCGTTACGGCTCCCACCCCGACTCGGACAACACTCCCGAGTCTCACCCACACGAAGCCCCTAACTCCCACCCCGAGCAACGCCCGTATACTCCGTGACGCCTCCGGCAATCAACCCGGACGACCGGCAGTTGCTCCGTCCGAAGAACCCACGCACGACTTCCCTACCAAGATGCCGTCCCCACCCGTCGCTTCGTCCattgccaaagaaaacgCCCCCACGGTCTCTCCTTCGGTCCGTAGCGATTCTCACGACGTTGTTACCATCACCTACACCACCACTACCGAGTCCGTTCCCGAAACGTTGTGGAGCCGGGTCGTCGAGAGTGATGTTTCCTTTTTGGGAGACATTACGGACACTCCCGATCGCGACACTAGTCACGTCCACGCCAACCCTTGCGATCCGATGGACCACGCGATTGtcacggacgacgaagattcgGTCACGTCCACCAGCGTGCACGCCGTGGGAAACACCAGCACCCGCATGCTGGACGTTTCGACCACGGAGGAGTCCCACATGCTGGACCTTTCGATCGAGACGGGTCCCCAGTGTGCGCCGTCGGCTGAGCACGATGGACACGGCTTGTTCGGAGCGGATCGTACGGGTGACACCGATAACGACTCGGGgaaagaggaagaaacgATCGAGACTATACTTGATGATTCGGTCGACACGGGATCCGTTCTACCGTTGCCCGACGCCAACGGCATGGACGAATCGTCGACTGCCGGTGAGGATGATCCACGGCCGGCCCCACAAAAAAACGCACCCTTGTTGGAGACGGCCACGGTCCAAACCGAACAGTCCAACGAATACATGTCGGATCGCAAGTCATCAACGGTGGTTCCGCCAGAAACCGAGCACCCGGAGTCAGCGCCCGTCTTGTCGTGGGCGGCCGTCGCCAAAACAACACCTTCCAAACCCAAGACTTTGAACAATAGAGCGACGTCGCCAAGCACAATTCCGGTATTCCCGGCGCCCACGCACAACAAAGTTACCACCGCCCCCCTCGATACCTCGTCCAGTACCTGGGAGCACGATGGGCTCCTCGTCTTGTGCTCGCATCAATCATTGGACAGATCCGTCACGGTcaaccaaatcaaagtctTTACTATATTGGGAGGTCACAACATCTCCTACGAAACCATCGACGGTGCCGACCCGGTGCACAAACAAACCCGCAATCACCTGTTTGAAGTCTCGGGCTTGAAGGCGCAATATCCCCAGTTCTTTTTGGTCCGGAATGGCGAGCTGACCTTCTGGGGTGATTTTCACCAGTTTGTGCAGGCCGACCAAAACGGTGAATTGCAAGTGGCTTTGGCCGCAGGTGTGGAGCTAGCTCCCGTGATTCGTCCAATCGAAACGGCAATGGTCGACACCGAAGACACTTATTCTATAGAGGCGGGGAACGTCCCGAAATTATTGGTGCTCTGTTCGAATCAAACCATGAGCCGAAGAGTAACGTCGCatcaagaaaaagcataCACTATTCTGAAGGCTCACCGTATCCCTTTTGAAACTCTGGACGGAGCCGACGCGTGGAACAAATCTCGACGCGAGGAGCTCTTTCAGATTTCGGGACTGCGCGCGCAGTACCCCCAGTTCTTTCTGATTGACGAGACAAGCGGCACCACGACGTTTTGGGGAGATTGGGAGCGTTTCATGTACGccaacgaagacgacgtgCTCGTGAACGAGCTCGGTTTGACACCTTCGTATGCTCCCGAACAGCTTCAGAACCATGTGAACACGGCCAACGATACTCACGCTAGCAAGACAGAACGGATGGAGTCCTTCGACTCCAACGCTGGAAATTCGGAAGGAACAGACGCTAATGAAAAGCGGTTCCTGGTGCTGTACTCCAGTCAATCGCTTGATCGCCAGGTGACGGTCAATCAGGAGAAGGCATATTCCGTACTGACGAACAAAGGTATACCGTTCGAGACACTGGACGGGATCGATCCCGACAATGTCCAGCGCCGCAACACGCTCTTTCGAATCTCGGGATTGCGTGGCACGTATCCGCAGTTCTTTATCGTTGACGGTCACACCACCGAATTCTGGGGCGACTGGAATCGTTTCAACAAGGCGAGGAAAGCTGGAAAATTGAGTATATTATCTACGCCGAtcgaaaaggagaaaatTGCGAAGGGAATTGCCCAAGCATCTACGGGACAATCGGCAGCCGGAACGGGCAAGGCTCACACCGAGAATCAAAATACCTCCGCTTCCAGTAGCGCAGCTACCTCTTCTGGAACCGGTGGGCCTTCCTCACACAGCGAATCGAATAGCAACACTCGAAGTAGCCAAGCAGTAGCTACAGTACAAACAACGGACCGGATCTCTACCAAGACCGACATTACTATTTATGGAGCTACAAGTTTTGTTGCAAAGCACGTCATTACGTATATAATGCAAACAAGCATTCATGGTGCCAATACTCTGAAAGTGACGCTGGCCGGACGCAGTTCATCCAAGGTCCAAGCCCTAACAGACGAATTCTCACAAAAGATGAAGAATCTCTTTATTGTGAGCGAGAAACCACAAGGCAAATGTGTCTTTGACTTTTTTATTGCCGAGAGTTCAAACCCTTCCGCTCTTGGCAAAATGGCATCCCGAACCAAAGTCGTCCTCAATTGCGCTGGCCCGTTCACTCGACTTGGCTCTAACGTCGTTGCGGCCTGTGCTAAGACTGGTGCGGACTACGTCGACATAACGGGCGAGATAGAATGGGCATCCGAGATGCGGCAGCTGTACAGTGCCGACGCTGCCAAGTCTGGCTCGCGTATCATTTCATTCTGCGGATTCGATTCCATACCTTCTGACCTGGCTGTTTACACTGCGATCAAGGTCATGAAAGAAAAGTTGAAACAAAACGCGAAACCTATCGAAACAGCGTCGACATATCACTCCAACTTTGGGCTTGCCAACGGCGGCACGTTGCAAACGGTCTCGGAAATGTCGCTAAACCTACGGCATTGCCTTTTCCGTTGGGTCCCCTACCTTCTCAACGATCCTTTGGCGCTGACCCATCCCAGCGATCGCAGTGCGCAGTCGCCGCAAGAAACGCGAAACAGAATGGCCAAGGCAGAATGGATCAACCAGTTGCCGTTCTTCCATTCAATTTTTCGAATGGGTGTGTCGTCGCCATTCTTTATGGCTCCAGTCAACACCAAAGTTGTCAACGCCTCCGCCGTTGCCAACAACTACGGGCCGAGCTTCACTTACTACGAACGATATGTGCCGACGGGCTTTCGTTTCACAGTTCAGCTAGGAACACTGTCGCTGCTTCCCGCAGTCGTCACTCAATTTTTAATATATCTCGCGGCGTTTCTGATCAAATTTCCCATTCTTGGGCCGTTGCTGATCCAATGGTTTATGCCACCAGGCTCTGGTGCATCGGATCTTTTCTGCAAAACGGGATATGCTGAAGTCTATGCGGACGTTGTTACTTCCCCCAATGCCGCGGGAAAGGTTGACAAGGCAAACTGCTTCCTGGCCTTTGAGGGAGATCCCGGGAATTGGGTGACAGCTCAAACAGTAGCCGAGTCGGCACTCGCCTTGGCACTGAACAAGAAGGATCTTCCGCCTCGTAGCCAGGACGGCTTTGGTACGCCAACCGAAATTCTCGGTGGTGTTCTTCTGAAACGTTTGACCGAGACCAAGATTCGCCCTGTGGTTGTTGTGACCGACGTGCGTGCGGCGACATCAAAAATAGAGTGGTCTATGTTTCCCCTACATGTGACAATGAGCGCCCACTAG
- a CDS encoding predicted protein, translating to KIAKGTRDYLPEQMMIRQEAFNIIRRVFESHGAVEIDTPVFELKDTLTGKYGEDSKLIYDLADQGGELLALRYDLTVPFARFLSLNSVGNIKRFHIGKVYRRDQPQLNRGRYREFYQCDFDIAGTYGRMVPDSECLCVACDILDALPIGDFGIKLNHRRLLDAILDLCGVPADKFRTICSAVDKLDKEAWSEVKREMVEDKGLPESVADKIGTFVLNKGPPWDMYKSLMDGNRFGNHKGANEAMEDLRILFEYLEAMDKLKFISFDLSLARGLDYYTGVIYEAVCMSGEAQVGSIGGGGRYDNLVSMFQEAGKQTPCVGVSVGIERVFTLMEARLREQQGGSIKRANVNILIAAAGGTMMKEKMRIARILWDNKLSAEFSQQENAKLKKELQNALDRDIPFMVIVGEEELAESKVTVKDLKAKTEHKVPIDELVSTLR from the coding sequence AAAATTGCCAAAGGTACCCGGGACTACCTACCGGAACAAATGATGATTCGTCAGGAAGCCTTCAACATTATTCGACGCGTTTTCGAATCGCACGGTGCCGTGGAGATTGACACACCCGTATTCGAACTCAAGGATACCTTGACGGGCAAGTACGGCGAAGACTCCAAACTCATTTACGATTTGGCCGATCAAGGTGGGGAGCTCTTGGCCCTGCGGTACGATCTGACCGTACCCTTTGCCCGGTTCTTGTCCCTTAACAGTGTCGGTAACATTAAACGTTTCCATATTGGTAAGGTGTACCGTCGGGATCAACCCCAGTTGAATCGTGGGCGGTACCGGGAATTCTATCAGTGCGATTTCGATATAGCCGGAACGTACGGACGCATGGTGCCGGACTCGGAATGTCTCTGTGTGGCCTGTGATATTCTCGACGCCTTGCCCATTGGAGACTTTGGGATCAAACTCAATCACCGAAGACTGCTGGACGCTATTCTCGATTTGTGTGGCGTACCAGCCGACAAGTTTCGGACCATTTGTTCCGCCGTGGACAAGCTTGATAAAGAAGCATGGTCCGAAGTCAAACGGGAAATGGTGGAGGACAAGGGTCTGCCAGAAAGCGTAGCGGACAAGATTGGAACCTTTGTGTTAAACAAGGGACCACCTTGGGATATGTACAAATCCTTGATGGACGGAAACCGTTTTGGCAACCACAAGGGTGCCAACGAAGCCATGGAAGACTTACGCATTCTGTTTGAATACCTCGAAGCCATGGACAAACTCAAATTTATTTCCTTCGACCTGAGTCTAGCGCGCGGTCTCGATTACTACACTGGGGTCATTTACGAAGCCGTCTGTATGAGCGGTGAAGCGCAAGTCGGCAGTATTGGTGGAGGTGGGCGTTACGACAATTTGGTTTCCATGTTTCAGGAAGCCGGCAAGCAGACACCGTGCGTTGGAGTAAGTGTAGGGATCGAGCGCGTGTTTACCCTGATGGAGGCTCGATTGCGCGAGCAGCAAGGGGGATCTATCAAGCGCGCGAACGTCAATATTTTGATCGCGGCTGCTGGCGGAACCATGATGAAGGAAAAGATGCGCATTGCACGAATTTTGTGGGACAATAAACTCAGTGCAGAATTTAGTCAACAAGAGAACGCGAAACTGAAAAAGGAATTACAGAATGCTTTGGATCGTGACATACCCTTTATGGTAATCGTGGGAGAAGAGGAGCTGGCGGAGAGCAAAGTTACCGTCAAGGATCTGAAGGCCAAGACGGAGCACAAGGTGCCGATTGACGAGCTCGTTTCGACTTTGCGT